From Salvia splendens isolate huo1 chromosome 16, SspV2, whole genome shotgun sequence, a single genomic window includes:
- the LOC121771749 gene encoding alpha-xylosidase 1-like — MSLSLPSSFPIPTFLLLLFVLASAGAQTVPKKIGNGYRLVSIQESSNGGLVGLLQLKQKNNIYGADIPHLHLSVKHETGSRLRVHITAAEKQRWEVPYNLLPREKPPQLKQALASASPRKDALTATEYVGTELIFAYTRDPFSFTVKRKSNGEILFNSRAEASDPYSDLVFKDQYLEISTKLPKNASLYGLGENTQPHGMKLYPNDPYTLYTTDISAINLNADLYGSHPVYMDLRNDGGEARAHAVLLLNSNGMDVFYRGDSLTYKVIGGVLDLYFFSGHTPLAVVDQYTAFVGRPAPMPYWAFGFHQCRWGYHNLSVVEDVVDNYKKAKIPLDVIWNDDDHMDGHKDFTLNPHNYPRPKLLAFLEKIHAQGMKYIVLIDPGIGVNSTYGVYQRGLANDVFIKYHGKPFLAQVWPGAVNFPDFLNPKTIEWWGDEIHRFHELVPVDGLWIDMNEASNFCNGLCTIPQDRICPNGTGPGWECCLDCKNITNTRWDDPPYKINASGIQAPIGYKTIATSAYHYNGVLEYDAHSLYGFSQAIATHKALQGLQGKRPFILTRSTFVGSGHYAAHWTGDNKATWEDLKYSISTMLNFGIFGVPMVGSDICGFYPPPTEELCNRWIELGAFYPFSRDHANFYSPRQELYQWESVAESARNALGMRYKLLPYLYTLSYVAHTTGAPIARPLFFSFPNMVKLYDLSTQFLLGSNVMVSPVLEPNKTTVEAVFPPGSWYNMFDLAKVIVSKESSHVLLHAPLHTINVHVYENAIIPMQQGGLISKEARTTPFTLVVAFPLGAKEGKCEGSLFLDDDELPEMKVAAGSSTYVELYAKISDGVVKVWSNVQEGEFALEKGWIVGKVTVLGLEGSVASTVEVEVDGNAVEDASAVEVSTSEHQMEAEEGKRKHVMVEIGGLELPVGKKFAMTWKMGIKG, encoded by the exons ATGTCCCTCTCCCTCCCTTCTTCCTTTCCCATTCCAACTTTTTTGCTGTTACTCTTCGTCTTAGCTTCAGCCGGAGCTCAAACCGTTCCCAAGAAAATCGGCAACGGCTACCGCTTAGTCTCCATCCAGGAGTCCTCCAATGGCGGCCTCGTCGGCTTACTTCAACTCAAGCAGAAGAACAACATCTACGGCGCCGATATCCCCCACCTCCACCTCTCCGTCAA GCACGAAACCGGCAGCCGTCTGAGAGTCCACATCACCGCCGCGGAGAAGCAGAGATGGGAGGTTCCGTACAATCTCCTGCCGCGGGAGAAGCCTCCGCAGCTCAAGCAGGCGCTCGCCTCTGCCTCTCCGAGGAAGGACGCGCTTACGGCGACGGAATACGTCGGGACGGAGCTTATCTTCGCCTACACGAGGGATCCTTTCAGTTTCACGGTGAAACGGAAATCCAACGGCGAGATTCTCTTCAACAGCCGCGCGGAGGCATCGGATCCGTACAGCGATTTGGTGTTCAAAGACCAGTATCTGGAGATCTCGACAAAATTGCCTAAAAACGCGTCACTTTATGGTTTGGGGGAGAACACGCAGCCCCACGGCATGAAGCTGTACCCCAACGATCCCTACACTCTGTACACGACCGATATTTCGGCGATTAACCTGAATGCGGATTTGTACGGGTCGCACCCGGTGTACATGGACCTGAGGAATGACGGTGGAGAAGCGCGCGCTCACGCGGTTCTGCTGTTAAACAGTAACGGTATGGATGTTTTCTACAGGGGCGATTCCCTGACCTATAAGGTTATCGGGGGTGTTTTAGACCTTTACTTCTTCTCCGGCCACACGCCGCTCGCTGTCGTCGATCAGTACACGGCGTTTGTTGGCCGACCGGCGCCGATGCCTTACTGGGCTTTCG GGTTCCATCAATGCAGATGGGGATACCACAACTTATCAGTTGTAGAAGATGTTGTCGACAACTACAAGAAGGCGAAGATCCCACTCGACGTGATATGGAACGACGACGATCACATGGACGGACACAAGGACTTCACTCTCAACCCTCACAACTACCCTCGCCCCAAGCTGCTAGCATTCTTGGAGAAGATCCACGCCCAAGGAATGAAGTACATTGTTCTTATAGACCCTGGGATCGGCGTCAACAGCACCTACGGTGTCTACCAACGTGGACTTGCCAACGACGTCTTCATCAAGTACCACGGCAAGCCCTTCCTCGCCCAGGTCTGGCCCGGAGCTGTCAACTTCCCTGACTTCCTCAACCCAAAAACAATCGAATGGTGGGGCGATGAAATCCATCGTTTCCACGAGCTTGTTCCCGTTGATGGCCTCTGGATCGACATGAATGAGGCCTCCAACTTTTGCAACGGCCTATGCACGATCCCACAGGACAGGATCTGCCCGAACGGGACCGGACCGGGGTGGGAGTGCTGCCTCGACTGCAAGAACATTACTAACACGAGGTGGGACGACCCGCCCTACAAAATCAACGCATCGGGCATACAAGCACCTATAGGCTACAAGACCATAGCAACGAGTGCTTATCACTACAACGGCGTGTTGGAGTATGATGCTCACAGTTTGTATGGCTTCTCACAGGCCATCGCCACCCACAAGGCGCTGCAGGGCCTGCAGGGGAAGCGCCCGTTCATCCTAACTCGCTCCACCTTTGTTGGATCAGGGCATTATGCCGCGCATTGGACAGGGGACAACAAGGCTACATGGGAGGATTTGAAGTACTCAATCTCCACAATGCTCAACTTTGGCATATTTGGAGTTCCAATGGTAGGATCAGACATCTGTGGATTCTACCCTCCTCCAACAGAGGAGCTCTGCAATCGTTGGATCGAGCTCGGGGCTTTCTACCCCTTTTCAAGAGATCATGCAAACTTCTACTCGCCAAGACAAGAGCTTTACCAGTGGGAGTCAGTTGCAGAGTCTGCAAGAAATGCTCTAGGCATGAGATACAAGCTTCTGCCCTATCTATACACGCTCAGCTATGTTGCTCACACAACGGGCGCTCCCATCGCCCGTCCTTTGTTCTTCAGCTTCCCGAACATGGTCAAACTATATGATTTAAGCACCCAATTCCTGCTCGGGAGCAATGTGATGGTGTCCCCGGTTCTTGAGCCAAACAAGACAACTGTGGAGGCCGTGTTCCCTCCCGGAAGCTGGTACAACATGTTTGATCTTGCAAAGGTGATCGTGTCGAAAGAATCGAGCCATGTCTTGCTGCACGCGCCACTGCACACGATCAACGTGCATGTGTATGAAAACGCCATAATCCCAATGCAACAAGGAGGGCTGATATCTAAGGAAGCAAGAACCACGCCTTTCACGCTTGTTGTAGCCTTCCCGCTCGGTGCCAAGGAAGGGAAGTGCGAGGGGAGTCTCTTCCTCGACGATGATGAGCTGCCGGAGATGAAGGTGGCAGCAGGGTCATCAACCTACGTCGAGCTATATGCCAAGATTAGTGATGGCGTGGTGAAGGTGTGGTCGAATGTTCAAGAAGGTGAGTTTGCTTTGGAGAAGGGTTGGATTGTGGGGAAGGTGACTGTGCTTGGGTTGGAGGGTAGTGTTGCTAGCAcggtcgaggttgaggtcgATGGGAACGCGGTGGAAGATGCTTCTGCGGTGGAGGTCAGCACGTCGGAGCATCAGATGGAGGCGGAGGAGGGGAAGAGGAAGCATGTGATGGTGGAGATCGGAGGGCTTGAGTTGCCCGTGGGGAAGAAATTTGCTATGACGTGGAAGATGGGAATCAAAGGCTGA
- the LOC121770809 gene encoding uncharacterized protein LOC121770809, producing MEKRKREDDGGSHVRKPKAPDGQGGGAAVPAEEEVEEFFAILKRIQVAVKYFQERKDRRCAESEMTAAVAPPWCPTFEREDFEGVKMEGERSEGNPSVDLDLNSDPACDVPDLAD from the coding sequence ATGGAGAAGAGAAAACGGGAAGATGACGGCGGATCTCACGTCAGGAAGCCGAAGGCGCCAGATGGACAAGGCGGTGGCGCTGCGGTGCcggcggaggaggaggtggaggagTTCTTCGCGATTCTGAAGCGGATACAGGTGGCAGTGAAGTATTTTCAGGAGCGGAAAGACCGGCGATGCGCGGAGTCTGAGATGACCGCGGCGGTGGCGCCGCCGTGGTGTCCGACGTTTGAACGGGAGGATTTTGAAGGGGTGAAGATGGAGGGTGAGAGATCGGAGGGAAACCCAAGTGTGGATTTGGATCTTAATTCGGATCCGGCTTGTGATGTTCCGGATCTTGCAGATTAA